The segment CCTGCTTGATGGGTGTTCGGCGTATTCATGTCGTCCTCGTATCGATTGAAGGGTTGGGTCAGGCGGCCTTCGCGTGCGCCGATGCGTCGTCGCTACGGTGGGGAAGCGGCTGGCGCATCGTTGGTTGTCTCCCTGATCGACCTGTCGTCGCGTCGCGTGTTCGCCCGTACCGGAAGCCGGAACACCTGTCGGGCGAGCAGTTTGCATTCTTTCGTATTGCTTGCCGATCACGCCGGAAAACACCGGATTCCTGGCGATCAGAGTAGGTCTGCCGGCGTGAGACGTCCTTTAACGATCGTTAAATTGAAGTAAGCGTCCGATTCAATGCCGGAATCGGGGTAATCACGGTCGACGCGGTGCGAATCGTATGAGTCGGTGCCGGTCGCGCGGGTGTCGGGCGACGGGGAAGGGAGGGAGAGCGGGAGAGGAGGCGGTGCACGCAGGCGCCGGCCCGGCCCGCCGTCATGGCGGGCAGGCGCGGGCGCTGCCCGATGCAGGGAGAAACAGGAGCGTCAGGCGTCCGGATACCACGCGTCGGTGAATTCGCTGACCTTGACGTCGGTCAGTTCCGGCCGTGCGGCCAGCCAGCCGCGCACGATCTCGCGATCGGCGTCGGTCGTCGTGCCGCGCGGCGCGCCGGAGATCACGTAGGCGCCGATACCTTCGTCCGCCGACGCGACGGTCAGCAGCCCGTTCGCTTCGACGAAGTCGATGAATGCGTCGATCAGTTCGCCGCGTTCGAGGTCGGTCATCTCGTTGCGGTAATGCGCGGTCGCGTTGAACGCGAGTTCCTGGAATTCGCCGATGTGGAGTTTCTTGCGCTGACGGCGGTTGTGGCCTTGGCTCATGGTGTGCGGTGAGTGAATGAGAGGTGGGAAAGGATCGTGCGGCGGCTGGCGCCGGCACCCTGTCGACGTGCCGCGCGACCGGGGCCGGCGGCGAAAGGGTGGCGCGTTGCGCCGTCGCGATGTCGTGTTATCTCGGGGGCGATCTTGAAACCATTCTTAAACAATTGCGCGATGGGCGTTTCGAGGAGCGGCTTGGCTCCGCGGCCCATCGCGCGCATGACCGAATGATACAGGGATGGCGAGCTTCTCCGGCCTTGCTATGGTCGGCGGCTATTCGAACCACGACGAGGGCCGTATGTCGGACGAATCGCTATTCGTACAATGGTCGTGTCGATCTCAAGCCGGGGGATCTGTTTTTCTGGGTTGCGGTCGGTGAGATCCAGGCGCGCCTCGGGTTCGATGATCTTGCTGCCGCTTCAGCAGTTTTGCTCGGTCAAGCCGATGTGCCTGCGCCCGGAAAATTCGCTACGGCGACCAAGGGCACATCGGTCGCGTCCATTGCGGCGCGCAAGCTGTTGCCGATTCAGACGAGGATGCGATTGCCGATGATCATGTCGGTGAGCGCTCGGGGCGTGCGTATCGCGTCTACGAAGAGTCTCGGTGCATGGGTTGGCCGAACCATCCCCGTGATCGGGGAAGTTTTTTTGGCTGCGGACTCGGCCGTAATCATGTTCAACACCGTGCGTCGGTATAACGCCATCGCCAAACCAGAAGACAGGGTGTTCTGATCGTGCCGACCGATACGTGGGAAAAGCTGGCCGCATTTGCGCGTGAAGAGCTTGGTCGCCCGTTGTTCGGCGGCGAACTGAGGATCGACCCGTCGTCACGCCTCGAAGAGGATCTGCGCGTGACGGGAATCGACGCAATCGAGTTCATCGACAAATGGGCGGAAACATTCGGTGTGCATGCCGACGACTTTCCCTACGGCCGGTACTTTGGCCCGGAGGGACAAGAACTGGTGACGTCGTTTCTCGCGCTGTTTTCCGAGCGATACCGTAAGCCACCGCGCGTGCCTCTGACGCTCGGCATGCTGGAACAAGCGATGCGTATCGGCCGCTGGGATACCGACACGATCGAGCGTGGCGCGCGGGAGGCTGCCCGCCGGGAATAGCCGTTCGTCGAAGCGTGTCGGTTGCGCGAAATCCTTACCGTGCCGGGCGGGATTCGCGCAACCGTACTCGACGGACCTTTACATCAGCACGATATCGTACTGTTCCTGGCTCAGGTTCGATTCCACCTGCAGCGACACCGGCTTGCCGATGAAGTCGATCAGCATTGCGAGATGCTGCGACTCCTCGTCGAGGAACAGGTCGATCACCTGCTGCGCGCCAATCACGCGGAATTCACGCGGGTTGAACTGCCGCGATTCGCGCAGGATCTCGCGCAGGATGTCGTAGCACACGGTGCGCGGCGTCTTCACCTGGCCCTTGCCCTGGCAGGTCGGGCACGGCTCGCACAGCACGTGCGCGAGCGATTCGCGCGTGCGCTTGCGCGTCATCTCGACGAGCCCGAGCTGCGAGAAGCTGTTGACTGTCACGCGCGTGCGGTCGCGCGACAGTGCCTTCTTCAGTTCGGACAGCACCGCGTCGCGATGCTCGGCGTTCTCCATGTCGATGAAGTCGATGATGATGATCCCGCCGAGGTTGCGCAGCCGCAGTTGCCGCGCGATCGTGTGCGCGGCCTCGAGGTTGGTCTTGAAGATCGTGTCGTCGAAGTTGCGTGCGCCGACGTAGCCGCCGGTGTTCACGTCGATCGTCGTCATCGCTTCCGTCTGGTCGATCATCAGGTAACCGCCCGACTTCAGGTCGACGCGGCGCGACAGTGCGCGCTGGATCTCCGTCTCGATGTTGTACAGGTCGAACAGCGGCCGCTCGCCCGTGTAGTGGTGCAGCTTCGGGCTCACGGCCGGCGTGAACTCGGACGCGAATTCCGAGAGGCGCTGGTAGGTCTCGCGCGAATCGACCTGGATGCGCGTCGTGTCGTCGTTCGCGAAATCGCGCAGCACGCGCTGCGCGAGATCGAGATCCTGGTACAGCAGGCTCGTCGCCGGCAGCCGCTGCGCCTGCGCGACGATCGTCGCCCACGTCTTGCGCAGGTACGTGACGTCGCCGGCCAGTTCGTCGGAGGTCGCATCCTCGGCGATCGTGCGCACGATGTAGCCGCCTTTCTCGTCCGGCGGGATCACCGCCGTCAGGCGCGCGCGCACGGCTTCGCGTTCGGCCTCGCTCTCGATCTTCTGCGAGATGCCGATATGCGGTTCCTGCGGCAGGTAGACGAGCGTGCGGCCCGCGATGCTGACCTGCGTCGACAGCCGTGCGCCCTTCGTGCCGATCGGATCCTTGATCACCTGGACCATCAGCGTCTGGCCCTCGAACACGGTCTTCTCGATCGGCTGGTGTGGTGCATTCGACTGCGGCTCGCCGGCGAGACGCGGATGCCAGATGTCGGCGACGTGCAGGAACGCCGCGCGCTCGAGGCCGATGTCGATGAACGCCGACTGCATGCCGGGCAGCACGCGCACGACCTTGCCGAGATAGATGTTGCCGACCCGCCCGCGCGACAGCGTGCGCTCGACGTGAAGCTCCTGCACCGCGCCTTGCTGGACGAGTGCGACCCGCGTTTCCTGCGGCGTGAGGTTGATCAGGATTTCTTCGTTCATGGTGGGATTCAGAAGGCGACACGCGCGGCGCGCAACAGCGCCGCGGTCTCAAAAAGGGGCAGACCCATGATACCCGAATGGGAACCGTCGATCCGCTCGATGAATTCGGCCGCGCGCCCCTGGATCGCATACGCGCCTGCCTTGCCGAACGGCTCGCCCGTTTCGACGTAGCGTGCGTACGCGTCGAGCGACGCGGCCGCGAAGCGCACCGACGAGCGCGACAGCGCGGGCGGCAGCAGCTCGCCGCCGGCATCGATCACGGCGACGGCGGTCAGCACCGCGTGTTCGCGGCCCGCGAGGCGCGTCAGCATCGCGAGCGCGTCATCGGCGTCGGCCGGCTTGCCGAGGATCGCGCCGTCGATCGTGACGGTGGTATCGGCAACCAGCACCGGAGCGGCCGGCTTGCCGCTCGCGACGAGGCGCGCGCGTGCGGCCTCGGCCTTTGCGACGGTCACGCGCCGGACGTACGCATCGGCGGCTTCGCCGGGCAGTTCGGCCTCGAGTGCCTCGGCGTCCTCGTCGGGGCGCGGCAGCAGCAGCTCGAAGCGTACGCCGATCTGCTGCAGCAGCTCCTGGCGGCGCGGGCTTTGCGAAGCGAGGTAAAGGGTCGGGAAAAGCGCGGCGGACGTGCTGGACGGCATGTGTCGTTATCTCGGTGAGCGCGCGCGGCGCGCGTCTCGAGGACGACACGTCATGCGCGGTGGTAGGGGTGATTCTGCGTGATGCTCCACGCCCGGTAAAGCTGTTCGGCGAGCAGCACGCGCACCATCCCGTGCGGCAGCGTCATGCTCGAGATGCGCAGCAGCACGTCGGCGCGCGCTTTCAGTTCCGGATCGAGCCCGTCGGCGCCGCCGATCACGAACGCGACGTCGCGGCCGTCCTGCTGCCAGCCGGGCAGCGCCTGCGCGAGCTGCATCGTGGTCCAGTCGCGGCCGCGCTCGTCGAGCGCCACGATGCGCGCGCCCTTCGGCAGCGCGGCCTCGATCTTCTGCCGCTCGGCCGCCATCACGCTTTCGGCGCTGCGGCCGCCCGAACGCAGTTCTGGCTTGATCTCGCGCAACTCGATGCGCAGCTCGGGCGGCATCCGCTTCGTGTATTCATCGAAGCCGGATGCGATCCAGCCCGGCATCTTGTGGCCGACCGCGAGGATGAAAAGCTTCATCGGGACGATTCGTCGCGACTTAGCGGCGGCGGGCGGCCGTCTTGCGTGCCGGGCGGGCCGGCGCTGCTTCTTCCTCGTCTTCGTCGTCTTCGCTGGCCGTGGCGAAGCCGCCGTTCGGGCCCTTGCCGCCGCCGAGCTTCATCCGCACGGGCTTGTCGCCCCAGATTTCCTCGAGGTTGTAGTACTGGCGCAGGGCCGGCTGCAGGATGTGCACGACGGCGTCGCCGCAGTCGACCAGCACCCATTCGCCGGTTTCCTCGCCCTCGGAGCTGACGATGTCGCCGCCGGCTTCCTTGACCTTGTCGCGCACGCTCGATGCGAGGGCCTTGGTCTGGCGGTTGGACGTGCCCGATGCGACGACCACGCGGTCGAACAGTTCGGTCAGGTGGCTGGTGTTGAACACCTTGATGTCTTGCGCCTTGACGTCTTCGAGGGCGTCGACGATCACGCGCTGCAGTTTGCGAATATCCATGGAATCAGGTGTGGTAGAGGCGATGTTGAAGAATATAGGCCCATACGGCGGCCGGCACATGCTCGGCCGACGCATCGGGCATTTGCGCATGGCGCGCGATGCATTCGCGCAGGTGCGCGCGGATGTCGGTCGCGGCAATGTCGAACGCGAGGGTCGTGTCGATCAGCAGGTGGCCGGCCGGCGTGGCCTTCAGCACGTCGGCGCCGGCCTGCCGCGCGGCGATTTCCTGCGCGACGTCCGGCGGCGCCGCGCCGAGCTCGAAGCCCGGTCGCGTCGACGCGCAGATGTGCGCGTAGTCGAACAGCTTGCGCCAGTCGTGCCACGTGTCGAGGCGCACGAGCTGGTCGGCGCCGATCAGCAGCGACAGCGACGCGTCCGGGCCGACCCGCTCGCGCCAGCGCGCCAGCGTGTCGACCGTGTAGGTCGGGCCGGCGTGCTCGATTTCGTCGGTGGCGACGGTCACGGTCACGCCCGGCAGCACGAGCGAATCCGCGGCTGCGCGCGTCATCGCGAGCCGATGCTCGGCGGCCGACACGTCGCGCTTCTGGTACGGCTGCCCGGCGGGCAACAGCACGAGATCGGTCAGGCCGAGCCGCTCGGCAAACCGGCGCGCGAGCGCGAGATGGCCGTCGTGGATCGGGTCGAAAGTACCGCCCAGCAAGCCGATACGACGCGGCAGCGGGGCGGGGCGGGCGGTGGTGTCCAGAAACGCGTCCTTTTCTTGGGGCAGCGGGGCGCGCGGGCTCAGACCCAGTCGCGCGGCACGATGAAGTCGCTGTACAGGCGCGCTTCGGGCGTGCCCGGTTCGGGCTGCCAGTTGTAGCGCCAGTTCGCGACCGGCGGCATCGACATCAGGATCGACTCGGTCCGGCCGCCGCTTTGCAGGCCGAACAGCGTGCCACGGTCGAACACGAGGTTGAATTCGACGTAGCGGCCGCGGCGGTACGCCTGGAAGTCGCGTTCGCGCTCGCCGTACGGCAGGTCGGCGCGGCGCTCGACGATCGGCAGGTAGGCCTGCAGGAACGCATCGCCGACGCTTTGCATCATGTCAAACGAGCGTTCGAATCCGGGTTCGGAGAAATCGTCGAAGAAGATCCCGCCGATGCCGCGCATCTCGTTGCGGTGCTTCAGGAAGAAATACTCGTCGCACCATTTCTTGAAGCGCGGATAGAGCTCGGCGCCGAACGGGTCGAGCGCATCCTTGCACGTCTGGTGGAAATGCCGCGCGTCGTCCTCGAAACCGTAAACCGGTGTCAGATCCATGCCGCCGCCGAACCAGAACACGGGCTCCTCGCCCGGTTTCGTCGCGATCAGCATCCGCACGTTCATGTGCACGGTCGGGCAGTACGGATTGCGCGGGTGCAGCACGAGCGACACGCCGAGCGCCTCGAAGCCGCGGCCCGCGAGCTGCGGGCGCGCCGCGCTCGCCGACGGCGGCAGCGCGTCGCCCGCGACGTCCGAAAAGCCGATTCCCGCACGTTCGAACACGCGGCCGCCTTCGAGAATCCGCGTGCAGCCGCCGCCGCGCAGGCGTTCGGCCGGCCCGCGCTGCCATGCGTCGGTCGCGAGCGGCGTGCCGTCGAGCGCGCCGAGCGCATCGGCGATGCGTGTCTGCAGGCCCTGGAGGTACGTGCGCACGCGCGCCACGTCGTAGGTCGAATCGGTCATGTCTGGACTGGCTGCCCCCGCCCGAAGCGGGGGCCGTAAAAAAGGCATCTGCCGGGCATTCTATCGAACCCCGGCAGAGGGGCCGCCGCCGCGCGAGGGCGGGGCGGCGGTTGCGACTTCACACGCTCTTGCGGTTGAGCGCGCGGAAACCGATGTCGCGGCGGTACTGCATGCCTTCGAAATTGATCTGGTTGATCGTGTCGTATGCATGCTGCTGCGCTTCGCGCACCGAATCGGCGAGGCCGACCACGCACAGCACGCGGCCGCCGGACGTCACGAGCTTGTCGCCGTCGCCGAGCGTCGTGCCCGCATGGAACGTGACGGCCTGCGCGGTTTCGGCCGGGATCCCGTTGATGCGGTCGCCCTTGCGCGGCGCGTCCGGGTAGCCGTGCGCGGCCAGCACGACGCCGAGCGCGGTGCGGCGGTCCCAGTCGAGTTCGACCGTGTCGAGCGTGCCCGCGATCGCCTGCTCGACGATCTTCGAGAAATCGCTCTTCAGGCGCGCCATGATCGGCTGCGTTTCCGGGTCGCCCATCCGGCAGTTGAACTCGAGCGTGCGCGGATTGCCGTCCTTGTCGATCATCAGGCCCGCATACAGGAAGCCCGTGAAGCGGATGCCGTCCTTCTCCATCCCGCGCACCGTCGGCATGATGATCTCGCGCATCACGCGGGCGTGCATCTGCGGCGTGACGATCGGCGCGGGCGAATACGCGCCCATGCCGCCGGTGTTCGGGC is part of the Burkholderia pyrrocinia genome and harbors:
- a CDS encoding YggL family protein — protein: MSQGHNRRQRKKLHIGEFQELAFNATAHYRNEMTDLERGELIDAFIDFVEANGLLTVASADEGIGAYVISGAPRGTTTDADREIVRGWLAARPELTDVKVSEFTDAWYPDA
- a CDS encoding STM2901 family protein; its protein translation is MRTTTRAVCRTNRYSYNGRVDLKPGDLFFWVAVGEIQARLGFDDLAAASAVLLGQADVPAPGKFATATKGTSVASIAARKLLPIQTRMRLPMIMSVSARGVRIASTKSLGAWVGRTIPVIGEVFLAADSAVIMFNTVRRYNAIAKPEDRVF
- a CDS encoding DUF1493 family protein, with translation MPTDTWEKLAAFAREELGRPLFGGELRIDPSSRLEEDLRVTGIDAIEFIDKWAETFGVHADDFPYGRYFGPEGQELVTSFLALFSERYRKPPRVPLTLGMLEQAMRIGRWDTDTIERGAREAARRE
- the rng gene encoding ribonuclease G yields the protein MNEEILINLTPQETRVALVQQGAVQELHVERTLSRGRVGNIYLGKVVRVLPGMQSAFIDIGLERAAFLHVADIWHPRLAGEPQSNAPHQPIEKTVFEGQTLMVQVIKDPIGTKGARLSTQVSIAGRTLVYLPQEPHIGISQKIESEAEREAVRARLTAVIPPDEKGGYIVRTIAEDATSDELAGDVTYLRKTWATIVAQAQRLPATSLLYQDLDLAQRVLRDFANDDTTRIQVDSRETYQRLSEFASEFTPAVSPKLHHYTGERPLFDLYNIETEIQRALSRRVDLKSGGYLMIDQTEAMTTIDVNTGGYVGARNFDDTIFKTNLEAAHTIARQLRLRNLGGIIIIDFIDMENAEHRDAVLSELKKALSRDRTRVTVNSFSQLGLVEMTRKRTRESLAHVLCEPCPTCQGKGQVKTPRTVCYDILREILRESRQFNPREFRVIGAQQVIDLFLDEESQHLAMLIDFIGKPVSLQVESNLSQEQYDIVLM
- a CDS encoding Maf family protein, translating into MPSSTSAALFPTLYLASQSPRRQELLQQIGVRFELLLPRPDEDAEALEAELPGEAADAYVRRVTVAKAEAARARLVASGKPAAPVLVADTTVTIDGAILGKPADADDALAMLTRLAGREHAVLTAVAVIDAGGELLPPALSRSSVRFAAASLDAYARYVETGEPFGKAGAYAIQGRAAEFIERIDGSHSGIMGLPLFETAALLRAARVAF
- the rlmH gene encoding 23S rRNA (pseudouridine(1915)-N(3))-methyltransferase RlmH, which codes for MKLFILAVGHKMPGWIASGFDEYTKRMPPELRIELREIKPELRSGGRSAESVMAAERQKIEAALPKGARIVALDERGRDWTTMQLAQALPGWQQDGRDVAFVIGGADGLDPELKARADVLLRISSMTLPHGMVRVLLAEQLYRAWSITQNHPYHRA
- the rsfS gene encoding ribosome silencing factor; translation: MDIRKLQRVIVDALEDVKAQDIKVFNTSHLTELFDRVVVASGTSNRQTKALASSVRDKVKEAGGDIVSSEGEETGEWVLVDCGDAVVHILQPALRQYYNLEEIWGDKPVRMKLGGGKGPNGGFATASEDDEDEEEAAPARPARKTAARRR
- a CDS encoding nicotinate-nucleotide adenylyltransferase; the encoded protein is MPQEKDAFLDTTARPAPLPRRIGLLGGTFDPIHDGHLALARRFAERLGLTDLVLLPAGQPYQKRDVSAAEHRLAMTRAAADSLVLPGVTVTVATDEIEHAGPTYTVDTLARWRERVGPDASLSLLIGADQLVRLDTWHDWRKLFDYAHICASTRPGFELGAAPPDVAQEIAARQAGADVLKATPAGHLLIDTTLAFDIAATDIRAHLRECIARHAQMPDASAEHVPAAVWAYILQHRLYHT
- the hemF gene encoding oxygen-dependent coproporphyrinogen oxidase — its product is MTDSTYDVARVRTYLQGLQTRIADALGALDGTPLATDAWQRGPAERLRGGGCTRILEGGRVFERAGIGFSDVAGDALPPSASAARPQLAGRGFEALGVSLVLHPRNPYCPTVHMNVRMLIATKPGEEPVFWFGGGMDLTPVYGFEDDARHFHQTCKDALDPFGAELYPRFKKWCDEYFFLKHRNEMRGIGGIFFDDFSEPGFERSFDMMQSVGDAFLQAYLPIVERRADLPYGERERDFQAYRRGRYVEFNLVFDRGTLFGLQSGGRTESILMSMPPVANWRYNWQPEPGTPEARLYSDFIVPRDWV